The following are from one region of the Erwinia billingiae Eb661 genome:
- a CDS encoding LacI family DNA-binding transcriptional regulator has protein sequence MVKSTVNRATRSDVAKEAGTSVAVVSYVMNNGPRPVAEATRLRVLEAIKKTGYRPNSVARALASGTTKTYGLVVPNISNAFIASFAHALQQEALSNGMVMLLGDAGDSRQRELELINNLLSRQVDGLFYNSVDRHPYIDVIQATGTPLVMLDRVDPSLKVNILRVDEREAARQVTSHLLSHGYQEIGIICGPLERFNTQDRLAGWRQALADFGITERPEWIFPTTYTREGGYEAGQQMLKNDALPRALFASNEAQAIGCIRALSEHNITVPEQVALVCFNGTDQSAFHVPSLTTVRQPVGEMAKRAIAMLTAPEGEAQLSEFAHQLEIGESCGCCFNDSRNAAQK, from the coding sequence TTGGTAAAAAGCACCGTAAATCGTGCCACCCGCAGCGATGTCGCCAAAGAAGCGGGCACCTCGGTCGCCGTGGTGAGCTATGTGATGAACAATGGTCCGAGGCCGGTTGCGGAAGCAACGCGGCTTCGCGTGCTTGAGGCCATCAAGAAAACCGGATACCGGCCCAACAGCGTGGCCCGTGCTCTGGCGTCGGGTACCACGAAAACCTACGGACTGGTGGTGCCCAATATTTCCAACGCGTTTATCGCGTCATTTGCCCATGCGTTGCAGCAGGAAGCGTTGAGCAACGGCATGGTGATGCTGTTGGGCGATGCAGGTGACAGCCGTCAGCGCGAGCTAGAGCTGATCAACAATCTGCTGAGCCGTCAGGTCGATGGACTGTTTTATAACAGCGTCGATCGCCACCCTTATATCGATGTGATTCAGGCCACCGGCACGCCGCTGGTGATGCTGGACCGGGTCGATCCCAGCCTGAAAGTGAATATTCTGCGCGTGGACGAGCGCGAGGCTGCCCGTCAGGTGACCTCGCATCTGTTGAGCCACGGCTACCAGGAAATCGGCATTATCTGCGGTCCGCTGGAGCGTTTTAACACCCAGGATCGTCTTGCGGGCTGGCGTCAGGCGCTGGCCGACTTTGGCATTACCGAACGGCCAGAGTGGATATTCCCAACGACCTATACCCGCGAAGGCGGTTATGAGGCCGGACAGCAAATGCTAAAAAACGACGCGTTACCTCGCGCGCTGTTTGCCAGCAACGAAGCACAGGCCATTGGCTGTATTCGGGCGCTGTCGGAACACAACATTACGGTGCCAGAGCAGGTTGCTCTGGTCTGTTTTAACGGAACGGACCAATCAGCGTTTCATGTCCCTTCATTAACCACCGTGCGACAGCCGGTAGGGGAAATGGCAAAAAGGGCCATCGCAATGCTGACAGCCCCGGAAGGCGAGGCACAGCTGAGTGAGTTTGCGCACCAGCTGGAAATAGGCGAATCCTGTGGCTGTTGCTTTAACGACAGCCGCAACGCCGCACAAAAATGA
- a CDS encoding nucleoside hydrolase, whose product MKRLIIDCDPGNGIVGANVDDGLAIALALGSPNISLELITTVAGNTPCEQGFNVAKDLIENLGLTIPVLKGATQALAEPPQPWRDALDNRVHGNKLAHLWQGVRQPEAFVAPEEDAADAIARLICANPGEITLVAIGPLTNVALAMERYPEMVEAVQEIAIMGGVFALDDYIKDTNFGLDPEAAHKVLNSGANITLVPMDVTTQTLMTHSDLDRIARLNTPLARFVTETLRPWMDYSIQTRNLPGCWIHDALVVAWLLNQQVAKAADYYVNVELRPGQTRGKSWRYRPPLRVDVAIEPSTAGLVHVLQTVDNRLLLSMLEKALA is encoded by the coding sequence ATGAAAAGATTGATTATTGATTGTGACCCAGGAAACGGCATCGTCGGTGCCAACGTTGATGATGGTCTGGCCATAGCGCTTGCGCTGGGGTCACCCAATATCTCGCTCGAGTTGATTACCACGGTCGCCGGCAACACGCCGTGCGAGCAGGGATTCAACGTAGCGAAAGATTTGATTGAAAATTTAGGCCTGACTATTCCGGTGTTGAAAGGGGCGACCCAGGCACTGGCCGAACCGCCACAGCCGTGGCGTGACGCGCTGGACAATCGGGTGCATGGCAACAAACTGGCGCATTTGTGGCAGGGCGTTCGTCAGCCGGAGGCCTTTGTGGCACCGGAAGAGGACGCGGCCGATGCTATCGCCCGGCTGATTTGTGCCAATCCCGGCGAGATTACCCTGGTGGCGATTGGGCCGTTAACCAACGTGGCGCTGGCGATGGAACGCTATCCGGAGATGGTGGAAGCGGTGCAGGAGATCGCCATTATGGGCGGCGTGTTTGCGCTGGATGACTATATCAAGGACACCAATTTCGGCCTCGATCCTGAAGCCGCGCACAAGGTGCTGAACAGCGGTGCGAACATCACCTTAGTGCCGATGGACGTCACCACCCAGACGCTGATGACGCACAGCGATCTGGACCGGATTGCCCGACTGAACACGCCGCTGGCGCGCTTTGTCACCGAAACGCTCAGGCCGTGGATGGATTACTCGATACAAACCCGCAATCTGCCGGGCTGCTGGATCCACGATGCGCTGGTGGTGGCCTGGCTGCTGAATCAACAGGTTGCCAAGGCCGCGGATTACTACGTCAATGTGGAGTTGCGGCCGGGACAGACGCGCGGGAAATCATGGCGCTATCGCCCGCCATTGCGGGTCGACGTGGCGATTGAGCCTTCAACGGCGGGACTGGTTCACGTACTGCAAACGGTGGATAACCGCCTGCTGCTCTCGATGCTGGAAAAAGCGCTGGCTTAA
- a CDS encoding PepSY-associated TM helix domain-containing protein, translated as MSEKILAQSARAEQSRSALLPLLRRLHFYIGLFIGPFIFVAAFTGTLYVMTPQLENALYSHQLFTDSRGPERSLADQVRVAESFIGPQAKITALRPAPAAGETTRVMFTTPDGGSATTAVFVDPQTLEVRGMLNVYGTSGVLPLRTWLDYLHQNLLLGDVGRNYSELAASWLWVASLGGLLLWATSRAPGRIKKGRRSRGQSLLRSRYWHSTLGVALLLGLIFFSATGLTWSRWAGDNISSMRAHFGWLTPAVNTALTPNAEAADDSMPGMIMPADAHADQAMSGMNMPADEHAGHAMPADEHAEHIQSGIKKPDNPAASVSISPEQFDAVVHTARAAGISAGKIEIRPTTRADKAWTVSEIDRRWPTQVDSVSVDPRSYALLDKVEFAQFGLLAKLTRWGVDAHMGVLFGLPNQLILAAFALGLCVMIVMGYRLWWLRRPAAGQGPHPAETLIYHWRQLSLSGRFAVSVVTVALALSLPLMGISLVVMLVIDAIRWQRAVKVA; from the coding sequence ATGTCAGAAAAAATCCTGGCGCAGTCTGCACGCGCCGAACAATCGCGCAGCGCCCTGCTGCCATTACTGCGTCGTCTGCATTTCTATATCGGGCTGTTTATCGGTCCGTTTATCTTCGTCGCAGCCTTCACCGGCACGCTGTACGTGATGACGCCGCAGCTGGAAAACGCGCTCTACTCACATCAGCTGTTCACCGACAGCCGGGGGCCGGAACGCTCTCTTGCCGATCAGGTTCGGGTCGCTGAGTCGTTTATTGGCCCACAGGCGAAAATCACCGCCCTGCGCCCGGCGCCCGCTGCCGGGGAAACCACGCGAGTGATGTTCACCACGCCAGACGGCGGCAGTGCCACCACCGCGGTATTCGTCGATCCTCAGACCTTAGAAGTACGCGGCATGCTGAACGTTTACGGCACCAGCGGCGTGCTGCCGCTGCGCACCTGGCTGGATTATCTGCATCAGAATCTGCTGTTGGGCGACGTTGGCCGGAACTACAGCGAGCTGGCCGCCAGTTGGTTATGGGTGGCATCATTAGGCGGACTGCTGTTGTGGGCCACCAGCCGGGCGCCGGGCCGGATCAAAAAAGGCCGCCGTTCTCGCGGACAAAGCCTGCTGCGAAGCCGCTACTGGCACAGCACGCTGGGCGTGGCGCTGCTGCTGGGTTTGATCTTCTTCTCGGCCACCGGCCTGACCTGGTCGCGCTGGGCGGGCGACAATATTTCGTCGATGCGTGCCCACTTTGGCTGGCTGACGCCTGCGGTGAATACCGCGCTGACGCCAAACGCGGAAGCGGCCGATGACAGCATGCCGGGTATGATCATGCCTGCTGATGCACATGCCGATCAGGCGATGTCAGGGATGAACATGCCTGCCGATGAGCACGCCGGACACGCTATGCCTGCCGATGAACATGCTGAACACATACAGTCAGGCATAAAGAAGCCGGACAATCCGGCGGCGTCGGTCAGCATCTCACCGGAGCAGTTTGATGCGGTGGTGCATACCGCCCGCGCGGCGGGGATTTCAGCCGGCAAGATTGAAATCCGTCCCACCACCCGCGCCGATAAGGCCTGGACCGTCAGCGAGATTGACCGCCGTTGGCCAACCCAGGTCGACAGCGTGTCGGTCGATCCGCGCAGCTATGCCCTGCTGGATAAGGTGGAGTTTGCGCAATTTGGCCTGCTGGCCAAACTCACGCGCTGGGGCGTCGATGCCCATATGGGGGTGTTGTTTGGCCTGCCGAACCAGCTGATTCTGGCGGCTTTTGCGCTGGGATTATGCGTAATGATTGTGATGGGATATCGCTTATGGTGGCTGCGCCGTCCGGCCGCCGGGCAAGGCCCGCATCCGGCAGAAACGCTGATTTATCACTGGCGACAGCTGTCGCTTAGCGGCCGTTTTGCGGTGTCGGTGGTTACCGTGGCGTTGGCGTTGAGCCTGCCGTTGATGGGCATCAGTCTGGTGGTGATGCTGGTGATTGATGCCATTCGCTGGCAGCGTGCGGTGAAGGTCGCCTGA
- a CDS encoding DUF2946 domain-containing protein codes for MHRSPNRFAAWLAVVAILLLFIAPVISKSLVSDAARDSMMMPGMAMDHDMAMDDEMPMDGMNMATMSPLEHARMMQHHPMSMMDDSACGYCVLLAHLPLDLTNFPVLWSSLQAARLPDSPPFRPAVARFIPQFFHPRAPPTY; via the coding sequence ATGCACCGTTCGCCCAACCGCTTTGCGGCCTGGCTGGCGGTGGTGGCCATTTTGCTGCTGTTTATTGCTCCGGTGATTTCCAAATCCCTGGTGAGTGATGCTGCGCGTGATTCGATGATGATGCCGGGAATGGCCATGGATCATGACATGGCGATGGATGATGAGATGCCGATGGACGGCATGAACATGGCCACGATGTCGCCGCTTGAACATGCCCGCATGATGCAGCACCATCCGATGTCGATGATGGATGACAGCGCCTGTGGCTACTGCGTGTTACTGGCGCACCTGCCGTTAGATTTGACCAACTTCCCGGTGCTGTGGTCTTCACTTCAGGCCGCCAGGCTTCCCGATTCACCGCCGTTCCGCCCTGCTGTGGCACGGTTTATTCCGCAGTTTTTCCATCCGCGCGCCCCACCCACTTACTGA
- a CDS encoding MFS transporter, with translation MFNWTSTQRNVAFASFASWTLDAFDFFILVFVLSDIATNFHTEISHVSLAIMLTLAVRPIGALLFGRLAERFGRRPILMVNILMFSIFELLSAWSPTLGTFLAFRVIYGIAMGGVWGVASSLAMETIPDRSRGLMSGIFQAGYPCGYLLASIIFGLFYASVGWRGMFLIGALPVLLLPFIYFKVPESPVWLAARERKESTALMPVLRSHWKLCVYLVLLMACFNFFSHGTQDLYPTFLKVQHGFDPHTVSIIAICYNIAAMLGGVFFGTLSEKIGRKKAMMIAACLALPVIPLWAFSTGSVMIGLGAFLMQFMVQGAWGVVPTYLTELVPANTRAVLPGFVYQLGNLIASVNATLQSSIAEAHGNNYGLAMAIVAGTVAVLICVLVAFGRETRGVEISSSPGKVSEQSR, from the coding sequence ATGTTCAACTGGACTTCGACCCAGCGCAATGTGGCTTTCGCCAGCTTTGCCAGCTGGACGCTGGACGCGTTCGACTTTTTTATACTGGTCTTCGTGTTGAGTGATATTGCTACCAACTTCCACACCGAAATTTCGCACGTCTCGCTGGCGATCATGCTGACGCTGGCGGTGCGACCGATTGGCGCGCTACTGTTTGGCCGCCTGGCCGAACGGTTTGGTCGTCGACCCATTCTGATGGTCAACATCCTGATGTTCTCGATTTTCGAATTGCTGTCCGCCTGGTCCCCGACCCTCGGCACCTTCCTCGCCTTCCGGGTGATCTACGGTATTGCGATGGGCGGCGTCTGGGGCGTGGCCTCATCCCTGGCGATGGAAACCATTCCTGACCGTTCGCGCGGGCTGATGTCGGGGATCTTCCAGGCGGGTTATCCCTGTGGCTATCTGCTGGCGTCGATTATCTTCGGCCTGTTCTATGCCTCCGTCGGCTGGCGCGGCATGTTCCTGATCGGCGCGTTGCCGGTGCTGCTGCTGCCGTTTATCTATTTCAAAGTCCCTGAATCGCCGGTATGGCTGGCGGCACGGGAACGTAAAGAGAGCACCGCGCTGATGCCGGTGCTGCGCAGCCACTGGAAGCTGTGCGTCTATCTGGTACTGCTGATGGCCTGCTTTAACTTCTTCAGCCATGGCACGCAGGATCTCTATCCCACCTTCCTGAAGGTACAGCACGGCTTCGATCCGCATACCGTCAGCATCATCGCTATCTGCTACAACATCGCCGCGATGCTCGGTGGCGTGTTCTTTGGCACGCTGTCAGAGAAAATTGGCCGTAAGAAAGCGATGATGATTGCCGCCTGCCTCGCGCTGCCGGTGATCCCGCTGTGGGCATTCTCAACCGGTTCGGTGATGATCGGGCTGGGCGCGTTCCTGATGCAGTTTATGGTCCAGGGCGCATGGGGCGTGGTGCCAACCTACCTGACCGAGCTGGTGCCGGCCAATACCCGCGCGGTGCTGCCAGGCTTCGTTTATCAGCTGGGTAACCTGATTGCCTCAGTCAATGCCACGCTGCAATCATCGATAGCGGAAGCGCATGGCAACAACTATGGCCTGGCGATGGCGATTGTCGCCGGCACCGTGGCGGTGTTGATCTGTGTGTTGGTGGCTTTCGGCAGGGAAACGCGCGGGGTGGAGATATCGTCCTCACCCGGCAAGGTGAGCGAGCAGTCCCGCTAG
- a CDS encoding YbaK/EbsC family protein: MSLESVRQFFAERAPDIGIIELAESTATVALAARAHHVEPGQIAKTLSLKVKDRVVLIVTRGDARLDNRKLKATLGAKARMLSTDEVVNWTGHPVGGVCPFGLETPLQILCDISLKRYEEVLPAAGSINSAVRISPEMLAQLTDAKWVDVCEIPA, translated from the coding sequence ATGAGCCTGGAGTCTGTACGGCAGTTCTTTGCCGAGCGCGCCCCTGATATTGGCATTATCGAGTTGGCCGAGAGCACGGCAACGGTCGCTCTGGCGGCACGGGCACACCATGTGGAGCCTGGCCAGATTGCCAAAACCCTGTCGCTGAAGGTGAAAGATCGGGTGGTATTAATTGTGACTCGCGGCGATGCCCGCCTGGATAACCGTAAGCTGAAAGCGACGTTGGGTGCCAAAGCGCGCATGCTCAGCACTGATGAAGTGGTGAACTGGACCGGTCATCCGGTCGGCGGCGTCTGCCCGTTCGGACTGGAAACCCCTTTACAGATCCTGTGCGATATCTCGCTGAAGCGTTATGAAGAAGTGCTGCCTGCAGCCGGATCGATTAACAGCGCCGTGCGTATTTCGCCCGAGATGCTGGCGCAACTGACCGACGCCAAATGGGTCGACGTCTGCGAGATCCCTGCCTGA
- the fhuF gene encoding siderophore-iron reductase FhuF, translating into MATIVRQAVEYGSHPLIFLQSNRSLASSLRALFSEHRAYFLDSVKLGEEAPASSMTLDRWSTPENFARLNAQYGDYIYREQGEMERENKPLQSLWAQWYFGLVLPPMMMALLIENRPLDCSPEHCHVEFHETGRPATFWFDVREDEEARFLSPQRRMDRLIQQHLIPAVRAIEQHGDINGKLIWSNTGFAVHWFLGELAPLLGKSLHAELEHAFFFSKTLLDGSDNPFYRTMLPRDGEMQRRTCCQRYRLPEVERCGNCTLS; encoded by the coding sequence ATGGCCACCATCGTCCGTCAGGCAGTTGAGTATGGTTCACATCCGCTGATCTTTTTGCAGAGCAATCGTTCGCTGGCGTCTTCGCTGCGCGCCTTGTTCAGTGAACACCGTGCTTATTTCCTGGATAGCGTGAAGCTGGGGGAAGAAGCGCCCGCCAGCAGCATGACGCTGGACCGCTGGTCGACACCGGAGAATTTCGCCCGCCTTAACGCGCAGTACGGTGACTATATCTACCGTGAGCAGGGCGAGATGGAACGCGAAAACAAGCCGCTGCAGTCGCTCTGGGCGCAGTGGTATTTCGGCCTGGTGCTGCCGCCGATGATGATGGCACTGCTGATTGAAAACCGCCCGCTGGACTGCTCACCCGAGCATTGCCACGTTGAGTTCCATGAAACCGGCCGCCCGGCAACCTTCTGGTTTGACGTGCGCGAAGATGAAGAAGCCCGTTTCCTTAGCCCACAACGTCGTATGGATCGCCTGATCCAACAGCATCTGATCCCGGCGGTGCGCGCCATTGAGCAGCACGGTGATATCAACGGCAAGCTTATCTGGAGCAACACCGGCTTCGCCGTGCACTGGTTCCTCGGTGAACTGGCCCCTCTGCTGGGCAAATCCCTGCACGCCGAACTCGAACACGCCTTCTTCTTCAGCAAAACCCTGCTGGACGGTTCCGACAACCCTTTCTATCGCACCATGCTCCCGCGTGACGGTGAAATGCAGCGACGTACCTGCTGCCAGCGCTATCGCCTGCCGGAAGTTGAGCGCTGCGGAAACTGCACGCTAAGCTAA
- a CDS encoding GGDEF domain-containing protein, with translation MKLQSYDELLNSKHRLSLMLFLFLNTATSLFCLCSTKGKLGQVQFSIPTVAIALFCAVIIAWMLLKPSGKFPILNLVAVITGLLWTWQIYDKYERVFYFDGSFLVISLISVFFISAIALGDHLLAFCLHTAPPSVAVLVLDHGQNTLLILFTIALPLIGFTLHHLMQRRRDNFTLRLMRQLYEEKETYSDLSMLDPLTGLYNRRGLKNRLENILENHAGSHFVLLLDIDNFKAYNDNYGHAMGDQALARVSVAIRDAVRSRDIVTRYGGEEFLVLLTNVNESIARKLSERIRQYVLNLEIPHLFNDRVATHVTISAGFAPLIEEDFDTALANADRALYLAKGRGRNTILSFEDITKSPLNHPADAM, from the coding sequence ATGAAATTACAAAGCTATGATGAATTGCTTAACAGCAAGCATCGGCTGTCGCTGATGCTCTTTCTCTTTTTAAACACAGCAACATCTTTATTTTGTTTATGTAGCACTAAAGGGAAACTGGGACAGGTTCAGTTTTCAATTCCCACGGTTGCCATCGCACTATTTTGTGCGGTGATCATCGCGTGGATGCTTTTAAAGCCGTCAGGGAAATTTCCGATATTAAATCTGGTCGCGGTAATTACCGGTTTGCTGTGGACGTGGCAAATTTACGATAAGTACGAAAGGGTATTTTATTTCGACGGCAGCTTTTTAGTAATCAGTCTGATTAGCGTGTTTTTTATCAGTGCCATCGCGCTGGGCGACCATCTGCTGGCATTTTGCCTGCATACGGCTCCGCCTTCCGTCGCGGTGTTGGTGCTGGACCACGGGCAGAACACGCTGCTGATCCTGTTTACCATTGCGCTGCCGCTGATTGGCTTCACCTTGCACCACCTGATGCAGCGCCGCAGGGACAACTTTACCCTGCGCCTGATGCGTCAGCTGTATGAAGAGAAAGAGACCTACAGCGACCTCAGCATGCTCGATCCGTTGACCGGCCTGTACAATCGCCGTGGGCTGAAAAACCGGCTGGAGAACATCCTCGAGAACCACGCGGGCAGCCACTTCGTACTGCTGCTGGATATCGACAACTTCAAGGCCTACAACGACAACTACGGCCATGCGATGGGCGATCAGGCGTTGGCGCGTGTCTCGGTGGCGATACGGGATGCGGTGCGTTCAAGGGACATTGTGACCCGCTATGGCGGCGAAGAGTTTCTGGTGCTGCTGACCAACGTCAATGAGTCGATTGCCCGTAAGCTGTCGGAGCGCATCCGCCAGTACGTGCTGAATCTGGAGATCCCGCATCTGTTTAATGACCGGGTCGCTACCCACGTCACCATCAGCGCCGGGTTTGCGCCCTTAATCGAAGAAGATTTCGATACGGCGCTGGCCAATGCCGACCGCGCACTTTATCTGGCAAAAGGCCGTGGACGTAATACGATCCTCTCCTTTGAAGACATAACGAAAAGTCCGCTTAACCACCCCGCAGATGCAATGTGA
- a CDS encoding DUF1435 domain-containing protein, translating into MLIALVTACGLWGVSWMFGKKLDSAWGVLLPCAVMPLIALMKLSFSEWRVIMVIALLATVAMLYHKRLRHYLLLPSCLALAGGMAAISVNFGML; encoded by the coding sequence ATGCTGATAGCACTGGTCACCGCATGTGGACTTTGGGGGGTAAGCTGGATGTTCGGAAAAAAACTGGATAGCGCCTGGGGCGTGTTGCTGCCCTGTGCAGTGATGCCGCTTATCGCCCTGATGAAACTGTCATTCAGCGAATGGCGGGTGATCATGGTGATTGCGCTGTTGGCCACCGTGGCGATGCTCTATCACAAACGTCTGCGTCATTACCTGCTGTTACCTTCCTGCCTGGCACTGGCGGGCGGCATGGCGGCCATATCCGTCAATTTCGGCATGCTTTAA